A single Cannabis sativa cultivar Pink pepper isolate KNU-18-1 chromosome 7, ASM2916894v1, whole genome shotgun sequence DNA region contains:
- the LOC115697776 gene encoding ras-related protein RABF2a isoform X2, whose protein sequence is MATSGNKNINAKLVLLGDVGAGKSSLVLRFVKGQFVEFQESTIGAAFFSQTLAVNDATVKFEIWDTAGQERYHSLAPMYYRGAAAAIIVFDITNQASFERAKKWVQELQSQGNPNMVMALAGNKADLLEARKVAAEEAQTYAQENGLFFMETSAKTATNVNDIFYEIAKRLPRVQPAQNPSGMVLMDRPAERVASASCCS, encoded by the exons GTGCTTTTGGGAGATGTTGGAGCTGGAAAGTCTAGTCTAGTTTTACGCTTTGTAAAAGGACAATTTGTTGAATTTCAG GAATCAACAATAGGAGCTGCTTTTTTCTCACAAACATTGGCTGTAAATGATGCAACTGTCAAATTTGAGATTTGGGATACAGCTGGTCAAGAAAGATACCATAGTTTGGCTCCCATGTATTATAGAGGAGCTGCTGCTGCAATAATTGTGTTCGATATAACAAATCAA GCTTCATTTGAGCGAGCCAAAAAATGGGTTCAAGAACTTCAATCACAag GCAATCCAAATATGGTTATGGCATTAGCTGGGAATAAAGCTGATCTGCTAGAGGCGAGGAAGGTCGCTGCGGAG GAAGCGCAAACATATGCTCAAGAGAATGGCCTTTTCTTCATGGAAACTTCTGCAAAAACAGCAACCAATGTGAATGACATTTTCTATGAGATAG CAAAGAGACTACCACGAGTGCAGCCAGCACAGAACCCTTCAGGAATGGTCCTCATGGATAGACCTGCAGAAAGAGTTGCAAGTGCATCTTGTTGTTCTTGA
- the LOC115697776 gene encoding ras-related protein RABF2b isoform X1, whose translation MATSGNKNINAKLVLLGDVGAGKSSLVLRFVKGQFVEFQESTIGAAFFSQTLAVNDATVKFEIWDTAGQERYHSLAPMYYRGAAAAIIVFDITNQASFERAKKWVQELQSQGNPNMVMALAGNKADLLEARKVAAEATQTYAQENGLFFMETSAKTATNVNDIFYEIAKRLPRVQPAQNPSGMVLMDRPAERVASASCCS comes from the exons GTGCTTTTGGGAGATGTTGGAGCTGGAAAGTCTAGTCTAGTTTTACGCTTTGTAAAAGGACAATTTGTTGAATTTCAG GAATCAACAATAGGAGCTGCTTTTTTCTCACAAACATTGGCTGTAAATGATGCAACTGTCAAATTTGAGATTTGGGATACAGCTGGTCAAGAAAGATACCATAGTTTGGCTCCCATGTATTATAGAGGAGCTGCTGCTGCAATAATTGTGTTCGATATAACAAATCAA GCTTCATTTGAGCGAGCCAAAAAATGGGTTCAAGAACTTCAATCACAag GCAATCCAAATATGGTTATGGCATTAGCTGGGAATAAAGCTGATCTGCTAGAGGCGAGGAAGGTCGCTGCGGAGGCAA CGCAAACATATGCTCAAGAGAATGGCCTTTTCTTCATGGAAACTTCTGCAAAAACAGCAACCAATGTGAATGACATTTTCTATGAGATAG CAAAGAGACTACCACGAGTGCAGCCAGCACAGAACCCTTCAGGAATGGTCCTCATGGATAGACCTGCAGAAAGAGTTGCAAGTGCATCTTGTTGTTCTTGA